Proteins from a genomic interval of Micromonospora sp. NBC_00389:
- a CDS encoding type 2 lanthipeptide synthetase LanM family protein, whose product MSVPPHRADDDPTARAEERLLAALTITERLAAPVSTETPPGERARWRLSRWRTGGAFTDDEDWRRRLAAEGVDEQVLLALLDETPERLAARLGRPPEWIRRLLACYGQPMGGEIEPQLLPGRPLDACLALVAPVVAQARARVARRTRQLADDAPDLLPADADRLGLTGLLDELVVVLSRAVVLELNIDRLRGTSPGETPQERFAAFFRRYRSPEAALTLLAEYPVLARQAYELTRNWAERTIEFLERLSSDAPTLGAIFHAGAPVGRLVEVQETGDPHRDGRRVLVATFDTGLRLVYKPRPVDVEARFQDLLAWLNERGADLHTFTVLPRGEHGWAEYVDLRTPSTPAGHRDFARRVGALLALLQAVGATDCHQENVIAHGEHPVLVDLETVFTPSVVRAASARGGDAIADSVLAVGLLPRADEAAGPAGDGCNCSAWQAEGTDEMRLCAPGHHHEEAASHDPAAAPPVTDVAPHLPQVLAGFDAMYLLLADVRDELLAPDGPVTAFSADEIRVVLRPTRTYLRLRDAALHTDALQDGLDTERLHDWLWSGVAELPLLAATVVEERAELARRDVPMFTTRVDSRDLWTGRGRRLPGLLARSGLAEARRRVARLDAADLARQRWLIEAAFASRVDATDAPHARVRWRLADVPPAPTPPPAAYLAAATEVAALVAGLAGPGAEPTWFGLTPSAADPGRWAPAPFGPHLYDGVAGVALFLAHAGRLSGEQRFTDLADRAAAGLAARVLDRRIPGDRIGAFTGWAGLLYTFGHLGALWQTRRFTPVVDVALARIVTLAATDQAPDLVDGYAGAVLAVCRAGLDPERVGPAVRAAARRLCVAADRYSHPAGAATGVPLGGLSHGSAGLAAALAQARQATGEPGYADAAARALAYDRSLFRPALANWADLRRPGQSTVTWCHGAPGIGLSRLLVRDALGTDEVLDAEISTAVATTLATGFGRNHSLCHGDLGNLDLLLAAAPQQVAAPAAAVLRDGLAGGWRCANPTALASPELMTGLSGIGLALLRLAAPGRVPSVLLLAPPTDAPVRDRITTSRLGDRGRQCAA is encoded by the coding sequence ATGTCCGTACCACCGCACCGCGCCGACGACGACCCGACCGCCCGCGCCGAGGAGCGCCTCCTGGCCGCGCTGACCATCACGGAACGGCTGGCCGCGCCCGTGTCGACGGAGACGCCGCCCGGCGAGCGGGCGCGGTGGCGGCTGTCCCGGTGGCGCACCGGCGGCGCGTTCACCGACGATGAGGACTGGCGACGCCGGCTGGCGGCGGAGGGTGTCGACGAGCAGGTGCTCCTCGCGCTCCTGGACGAGACGCCGGAACGGCTCGCCGCCCGCCTCGGCCGGCCCCCGGAGTGGATCCGCCGCCTGCTGGCCTGCTACGGCCAGCCGATGGGCGGGGAGATCGAACCCCAGCTGCTGCCCGGCCGCCCGCTGGACGCCTGCCTCGCCCTGGTGGCGCCAGTGGTCGCGCAGGCCCGCGCCCGGGTGGCGCGACGGACCCGCCAGCTCGCCGACGACGCCCCCGACCTGCTGCCCGCCGACGCCGACCGGCTGGGCCTGACCGGCCTGCTCGACGAGTTGGTGGTGGTCCTCAGCCGGGCCGTCGTTCTGGAACTCAACATTGACCGGCTGCGCGGCACGTCGCCCGGCGAGACGCCGCAGGAGCGCTTCGCGGCCTTCTTCCGCCGGTATCGCTCGCCCGAGGCCGCCCTGACCCTGCTGGCCGAGTACCCGGTCCTGGCACGTCAGGCGTACGAGCTGACCCGCAACTGGGCGGAGCGCACGATCGAGTTCCTGGAGCGGCTCAGCAGCGACGCGCCAACCCTCGGCGCGATCTTCCACGCCGGTGCCCCGGTCGGTCGCCTGGTCGAGGTCCAGGAGACCGGCGACCCGCACCGCGACGGTCGCAGGGTGCTGGTGGCCACCTTCGACACCGGCCTGCGGCTGGTCTACAAGCCCCGCCCCGTCGACGTCGAGGCACGGTTCCAGGACCTGCTGGCCTGGCTCAACGAGCGCGGCGCCGACCTGCACACCTTCACCGTCCTGCCGCGCGGCGAGCACGGCTGGGCCGAGTACGTCGACCTGCGGACCCCCAGCACACCGGCCGGCCACCGCGACTTCGCCCGCCGGGTCGGCGCGTTGCTGGCCCTGCTGCAGGCCGTTGGCGCCACCGACTGCCACCAGGAAAACGTGATCGCCCACGGCGAACATCCCGTCCTGGTGGACCTGGAGACCGTGTTCACCCCGTCGGTCGTCCGGGCCGCGAGTGCCCGTGGTGGAGACGCGATCGCCGACTCGGTGCTCGCCGTCGGCCTGTTGCCACGCGCCGACGAGGCGGCGGGACCGGCCGGCGACGGCTGCAACTGCTCGGCCTGGCAGGCCGAGGGGACCGACGAGATGCGGCTGTGCGCACCCGGCCACCACCATGAGGAGGCCGCCTCCCACGACCCCGCCGCCGCTCCGCCGGTGACCGACGTCGCCCCGCATCTGCCGCAGGTGCTGGCCGGCTTCGACGCGATGTACCTCCTCCTTGCCGACGTACGCGACGAACTGCTGGCCCCGGACGGGCCGGTCACCGCGTTCTCGGCCGACGAGATCCGCGTCGTGCTCCGCCCCACCCGCACCTACCTGCGGCTGCGGGACGCCGCCCTGCACACCGACGCGCTGCAGGACGGCCTCGACACCGAACGCCTGCACGACTGGCTCTGGTCGGGGGTGGCCGAACTGCCGCTGCTGGCGGCCACCGTCGTCGAGGAACGGGCCGAGTTGGCGCGCCGTGACGTGCCGATGTTCACCACCAGGGTGGACTCCCGGGACCTGTGGACCGGTCGGGGACGGCGACTGCCCGGACTGCTGGCCCGGTCGGGCCTCGCTGAGGCGCGTCGTCGGGTCGCCCGGCTCGACGCGGCCGACCTGGCCCGGCAACGCTGGCTGATCGAGGCCGCCTTCGCCTCCCGGGTGGACGCCACCGACGCACCTCATGCACGGGTGCGCTGGCGGCTCGCGGACGTCCCACCGGCACCGACGCCTCCGCCGGCGGCGTACCTGGCCGCCGCGACCGAGGTGGCGGCCCTCGTGGCCGGGCTCGCCGGCCCGGGTGCCGAGCCGACCTGGTTCGGTCTCACGCCCAGCGCCGCGGACCCGGGTCGGTGGGCGCCAGCGCCGTTCGGTCCGCACCTCTACGACGGCGTCGCCGGGGTGGCACTCTTCCTGGCCCACGCCGGACGGCTGAGCGGTGAGCAGCGCTTCACCGACCTCGCCGATCGCGCGGCGGCCGGGCTCGCCGCCCGCGTCCTCGACCGCCGGATCCCCGGCGACCGGATCGGCGCGTTCACCGGCTGGGCGGGGCTGCTCTACACCTTCGGCCACCTCGGAGCGCTGTGGCAGACCCGCCGGTTCACGCCGGTCGTCGACGTGGCACTCGCGCGGATCGTCACGCTGGCCGCCACCGACCAGGCCCCCGATCTGGTCGACGGGTACGCCGGTGCCGTCCTCGCAGTGTGCCGCGCCGGCCTGGATCCCGAGCGGGTCGGGCCGGCCGTGCGCGCCGCTGCCCGACGACTGTGCGTCGCCGCCGACCGCTACTCGCACCCCGCCGGAGCGGCGACCGGCGTCCCCCTGGGCGGGCTGTCCCACGGTTCGGCCGGGCTCGCCGCCGCGTTGGCCCAGGCCCGGCAGGCGACCGGCGAGCCCGGGTACGCCGACGCCGCTGCCCGCGCCCTGGCCTACGACCGCAGCCTGTTCCGCCCGGCGCTGGCGAACTGGGCCGACCTGCGCCGCCCCGGGCAGAGCACGGTGACCTGGTGCCACGGCGCCCCGGGGATCGGCCTGTCGCGGCTGCTCGTCCGCGACGCCCTCGGCACCGACGAGGTCCTGGACGCGGAGATCTCCACGGCGGTCGCCACCACCCTGGCCACCGGCTTCGGTCGCAACCACTCGTTGTGCCATGGCGACCTCGGCAATCTCGACCTGCTGCTGGCGGCCGCCCCGCAGCAGGTGGCGGCACCCGCCGCAGCGGTGCTGCGCGACGGTCTCGCCGGCGGCTGGCGCTGCGCGAACCCGACGGCGCTCGCCTCACCGGAGCTGATGACCGGCCTGTCGGGGATCGGACTTGCCCTGCTGCGGCTGGCCGCACCCGGCCGAGTGCCGTCGGTGCTCCTGCTGGCGCCCCCGACGGATGCGCCGGTGCGCGACCGCATCACCACCAGCAGGCTCGGCGATCGGGGGCGGCAGTGCGCCGCCTGA
- a CDS encoding peptidase domain-containing ABC transporter produces the protein MQMTDADCGAACLAMVSRRHGVRASLARVREGLDVGRDGVTARALLAAAPRFGLRGRAFRADAGQVGALPLPAIAHWEDAHFVVVEHVGPRGFRLVDPALGRRLLTPAEFAAGFSGTVLTFTHDPQSAPEPPPTRPGPLARWRRAHPLLRPFLPRLGAAFSVSLVLQALGLALPLATTVTFDQIMPARETALMPYLALGIAALVLTQFGVAYLRSRLLVTLQAKVDAALMTRLFRHLLRLPYAFFQQRASGDLMQRLSSSILLRELVTTQVLTAVIDGVLVIAYFGVLFAKDLAFAGLAAAIGVTQVVAVAVVNGRLLRLNQRHLTVQADAESALMEALSGIATVKSMGAERQVFDGWLRRYTTALDADVAQNRLSATVANITASVQLAGPLALLWLGTGRLFDGAGLGQTLGLQALALSALIPLASLVASAQVLQSVVSHLQRLRDVFAAQPEPAGDPDLPAPRLTGRISVRDLSFRYDGGAAPVLRDVSFDVAPGEKVAVVGPSGSGKSTLAMLLTGLYRPTGGEILFDGVPLSRIDPTALRRQFGVVLQESYLFRDSIRRNISLVHPGVGMPAIRAAAEVAAIDQDIAAMPMGYDTQVAERGQALSGGQRQRLSIARAVAGQPAVLLLDEATSHLDVATERRVDQAISAMRCTRIVVAHRLSTVRNADQILVVAAGRIVERGRHDDLLHAGGVYADLVRCQLTDDEPARSGGDPWIPVP, from the coding sequence ATGCAGATGACCGACGCTGACTGCGGCGCCGCCTGCCTGGCCATGGTCTCCCGCCGGCACGGCGTACGCGCCTCGCTGGCCCGGGTGCGGGAAGGGCTGGACGTCGGCCGTGACGGGGTCACCGCGCGGGCGCTGCTGGCCGCGGCTCCGCGGTTCGGGTTGCGCGGCCGGGCTTTCCGGGCCGACGCCGGTCAGGTCGGGGCACTGCCCCTGCCGGCCATCGCGCACTGGGAGGACGCCCACTTCGTCGTGGTGGAACACGTCGGTCCGAGAGGGTTCCGGCTCGTCGACCCGGCGCTCGGGCGTCGGCTGCTCACCCCGGCCGAGTTCGCCGCCGGCTTCAGCGGAACGGTGCTGACCTTCACCCACGACCCGCAGTCCGCACCCGAGCCGCCCCCCACCCGGCCCGGTCCGCTGGCCAGGTGGCGGCGCGCTCACCCGCTGCTGCGACCCTTCCTGCCCCGACTGGGAGCCGCGTTCAGCGTCTCGCTCGTGCTGCAGGCGCTGGGACTGGCACTGCCCCTGGCCACCACGGTCACCTTCGACCAGATCATGCCGGCCCGGGAGACCGCCCTCATGCCGTACCTGGCGCTGGGCATCGCGGCACTGGTGCTCACCCAGTTCGGTGTGGCCTACCTGCGGTCCCGGCTCCTGGTCACGCTGCAGGCGAAGGTGGACGCCGCGCTGATGACCCGACTGTTCCGGCATCTGCTGCGCCTGCCGTACGCCTTCTTCCAGCAGCGGGCCAGCGGTGACCTGATGCAGCGGCTGTCCAGCAGCATCCTGCTGCGCGAACTGGTCACCACCCAGGTGCTGACCGCGGTGATCGACGGCGTGCTGGTGATCGCGTACTTCGGTGTGCTGTTCGCCAAGGACCTCGCCTTCGCCGGACTCGCCGCCGCGATCGGCGTCACCCAGGTGGTGGCCGTCGCGGTGGTCAACGGCCGGCTGCTGCGGTTGAACCAGCGCCACCTGACCGTGCAGGCTGACGCGGAGAGCGCGCTGATGGAGGCGCTGTCGGGCATCGCGACCGTCAAGTCGATGGGTGCCGAGCGGCAGGTGTTCGACGGCTGGCTGCGCCGCTACACCACGGCACTGGACGCCGACGTCGCCCAGAACCGGCTCTCCGCAACGGTCGCGAACATCACCGCGAGCGTCCAGCTCGCCGGGCCACTGGCGCTGCTGTGGCTCGGCACCGGTCGACTGTTCGACGGCGCTGGCCTCGGCCAGACCCTGGGCCTGCAGGCGCTGGCGCTGTCCGCGCTCATCCCGCTCGCCTCCCTGGTGGCCAGCGCCCAGGTCCTCCAGTCGGTCGTGTCGCACCTGCAACGCCTGCGCGATGTCTTCGCCGCCCAGCCCGAACCGGCCGGGGACCCCGACCTGCCCGCGCCCCGGCTCACCGGCCGGATCAGTGTCCGCGACCTGAGCTTCCGCTACGACGGCGGCGCCGCGCCGGTGTTGCGGGACGTCTCCTTCGACGTCGCGCCGGGAGAGAAGGTCGCCGTGGTGGGTCCGTCGGGCAGCGGCAAGAGCACACTGGCCATGCTGCTGACCGGCCTCTACCGGCCCACCGGCGGGGAGATCCTCTTCGACGGGGTGCCGCTGTCGCGGATCGACCCGACCGCGCTGCGCCGTCAGTTCGGTGTGGTGCTGCAGGAGAGCTACCTGTTCCGGGATTCCATCCGGCGCAACATCAGCCTCGTGCACCCGGGCGTCGGCATGCCGGCGATCCGGGCGGCCGCCGAGGTCGCCGCGATCGACCAGGACATCGCGGCGATGCCGATGGGGTACGACACCCAGGTCGCCGAGCGGGGCCAGGCCCTCTCCGGCGGGCAGCGGCAGCGGCTGTCCATCGCGCGGGCCGTGGCGGGGCAGCCCGCCGTGCTCCTGCTCGACGAGGCGACCAGCCACCTCGACGTGGCCACCGAGCGGCGCGTCGACCAGGCCATCTCGGCGATGCGCTGCACCCGGATCGTGGTGGCCCACCGCCTGAGCACCGTCCGTAACGCCGACCAGATCCTCGTCGTCGCCGCAGGCCGAATCGTGGAGCGCGGGCGGCACGACGACCTGCTGCATGCCGGGGGCGTCTACGCCGACCTGGTCCGGTGTCAGTTGACCGACGACGAACCCGCCCGTTCAGGAGGCGACCCGTGGATACCCGTACCGTGA
- a CDS encoding mersacidin/lichenicidin family type 2 lantibiotic, translating into MSITDIVSSWKDEYRRAASAEAVESHPAGVVELDRDQLETVAGGAAATTGHTTACCHCVC; encoded by the coding sequence ATGTCCATCACCGACATCGTCAGCAGCTGGAAGGACGAGTATCGCCGCGCCGCCTCGGCCGAGGCCGTGGAGAGCCACCCGGCCGGCGTGGTCGAGCTGGACCGTGACCAGCTGGAGACGGTGGCCGGCGGTGCCGCCGCGACCACCGGCCACACCACGGCCTGCTGCCACTGCGTCTGCTGA